The proteins below come from a single Elgaria multicarinata webbii isolate HBS135686 ecotype San Diego chromosome 11, rElgMul1.1.pri, whole genome shotgun sequence genomic window:
- the LOC134405679 gene encoding olfactory receptor 10A4-like — MSPGTHPDNTLESGNQSYLTEIIFLGFSDFQNTRNLLFWLVLTFYLVALAGNSMILILTIADMALHTPMYFFLQNLSFLEIGYTTTIIPKTLDHLMSDNLTISFVGCGIQMYFFILFGITECCLLCVMAYDRYVAICKPLQYSCIMKPKECTGLAAISWAVGILVAFVQSFQIFTLPFCGPNRINHFFCDILPVLRLATTDTFKNELIVATVTVIFILVPFLLILLSYILIISTILRMPVAKNRHKAFSTCSSHLIVVSLFFGTATFTYIRPKSVCSLDSDRILSLLYTVVTPTFNPIIYSLRNKEMKAAFKKSIGRKPCFLR; from the coding sequence ATGTCACCAGGAACCCATCCGGATAATACATTGGAAAGTGGCAACCAGTCCTATTTGACTGAGATAATTTTTTTAGGCTTCTCAGACTTCCAGAATACACGGAACCTTTTGTTTTGGCTGGTACTAACATTCTACTTGGTGGCCTTGGCTGGCAACAGCATGATATTGATCCTCACCATTGCTGATATGGCCCTTCACACACCAATGTACTTCTTCCTCCAAAACCTGTCCTTCTTGGAAATTGGCTACACCACAACCATCATCCCTAAGACTCTAGATCATTTAATGTCAGACAATCTCACCATATCTTTTGTGGGCTGTGGGATTCAGATGTATTTCTTCATCCTCTTTGGCATCACAGAGTGTTGCCTTCTCTGTGTCATGGCGTATGACCGCTACGTTGCCATATGTAAGCCTCTGCAATATTCATGCATCATGAAACCCAAGGAATGTACCGGTTTGGCTGCCATCTCATGGGCTGTTGGTATTTtggtggcttttgtgcagtcttttCAGATATTTACACTTCCTTTCTGTGGGCCTAATAGAATCAACCATTTCTTCTGCGACATTTTGCCTGTTTTGAGACTGGCCACTACAGACACTTTCAAGAATGAACTGATTGTTGCCACAGTAACAGTGATCTTTATCCTGGTACCATTTTTGCTCATCCTCCTCTCCTACATCCTCATCATCTCCACCATCCTAAGGATGCCTGTGGCTAAGAACAGACACAAAGCATTCTCCACCTGTTCTTCACATCTCATTGTTGTCTCTCTTTTCTTTGGAACAGCCACTTTCACTTACATTCGACCCAAATCAGTCTGTTCCCTGGATAGTGACAGGATCCTTTCCCTCCTCTACACAGTAGTGACACCAACATTTAACCCAATAATATACAGCCTGaggaataaagagatgaaagctgCTTTCAAGAAATCAATTGGAAGGAAACCATGTTTTCTTAGATAA